One genomic segment of Arachis duranensis cultivar V14167 chromosome 4, aradu.V14167.gnm2.J7QH, whole genome shotgun sequence includes these proteins:
- the LOC107484653 gene encoding uncharacterized protein LOC107484653, with the protein MGFSLHLKKNSSKKQSGAKTANKEPSPLHQFSNHPCPKDPDKMKAKKLSSGVVPPQCNDPDHKSVKDVAKKIANRDKSAKGSSRTNSDELVKYMSNLPGYLQRSADRGKNLQGKALNFGVLDWSRLEKWKNREMHVPALYSSFAKFNTGEASSSRVAPGTSSNIARGGRKLDDNKKRLDSSGSKAPHKEVFPESSNVSSVEFESFRKKTHQKESRTESLASKSRNHNGVSLGSNSNLNYGRDVNFEAKKSLEGIQQQQHILRTKERIHKPSSPRRHTSLRLKNKGVSFSSQKKMMDQFQTLDADGDGHRKFNSKPSNIVLLRPRRVQQFNSSTADYYELSKLRSSHDDDNSESSHSSLFTFLPEEVSEELCSEIRHSSTLTSVTDEPSTSSERMQHIADSDSDVDSHPGDIFLLKDVLNIKLENGQETAEVADQNSQNSSPNYKLSLSFDQMRRSFSLKEQDLPPQLSAKSGPLTTESLENSMKEKEKGHKRTRSTPFLKLFDPLLKHNASNTQHSNESSLAAQASTGLNPFADKSKGSSIQAILQLTIKNGLPLFKFLLNNERKVLAATMKSLASPEKDDAGFCFSFYLVNEIKKKSGGWRSHVSKDKSCGYVYNMVGQMKCSSRKIDQRSNQNSKRECMVKEYVLFGVEIDNADQKASKLSKRKELAAIVMEIPCENSSREGVHDYDLMKKGCLKCLEDQRCFCISGERDVCGNITAILPGGVHSEPTKGEPSPLIYRWKSGGTCDCGGWDVGCKLLVISNKNPSSNVPRTSKPQHERFQLFVQEGADPSTPLFTLAPLKDGFYSVEFSSTIDHLQAFFISVAVLSSQKLPTFLEMSNMHDDIKYELQGKASINYNPIPPVSPVGRV; encoded by the exons ATGGGGTTCAGTTTACACCTAAAAAAGAACAGCTCGAAAAAGCAAAGTGGCGCCAAGACAGCGAATAAGGAACCTTCTCCGCTACACCAATTCAGCAACCATCCATGTCCAAAGGATCCAGATAAGATGAAAGCCAAAAAGCTATCTAGTGGTGTTGTTCCACCACAATGCAATGATCCTGATCATAAATCAGTGAAAGATGTGGCAAAAAAGATTGCGAACCGCGACAAGAGCGCCAAGGGAAGCTCGAGGACTAATAGTGATGAGCTTGTTAAGTACATGTCCAATTTGCCAGGTTATCTCCAGCGCAGCGCGGATAGAGGCAAAAACCTCCAAGGGAAGGCCTTGAATTTTGGGGTTCTGGATTGGTCAAGGCTTGAGAAATGGAAGAACAGAGAAATGCACGTTCCGGCTCTATATAGCAGCTTCGCGAAATTCAATACCGGCGAAGCTTCATCATCGAGAGTAGCCCCCGGCACGTCATCTAACATTGCTCGTGGCGGTAGAAAACTTGATGATAACAAGAAAAGATTGGACTCTTCAGGTTCCAAGGCACCTCATAAGGAAGTATTTCCTGAAAGTTCAAATGTTTCATCTGTTGAATTCGAGTCGTTTCGGAAGAAGACTCATCAAAAGGAGTCGAGGACTGAAAGTCTTGCATCTAAGTCTAGGAATCATAATGGAGTCTCATTGGGttctaattcaaatttaaattatggTAGAGATGTTAATTTTGAAGCTAAGAAGAGCTTGGAGGGTATCCAGCAGCAGCAGCATATCCTCAGGACAAAAGAGAGAATTCACAAGCCGAGTTCTCCGCGGCGACATACATCGCTAAGGCTGAAAAACAAAGGAGTTTCGTTCAGTTCTCAGAAGAAAATGATGGATCAGTTTCAGACATTAGATGCAGATGGTGATGGCCATAGGAAATTCAACAGCAAACCAAGCAATATTGTTCTGCTTCGGCCGCGCCGAGTTCAGCAGTTCAATTCTTCTACTGCAGATTATTATGAGCTGTCTAAATTAAGATCTTCACATGATGATGACAATTCGGAATCAAGCCACAGTAGCCTCTTCACTTTCCTTCCAGAGGAGGTCTCCGAAGAGCTGTGTTCTGAAATTCGACATTCTAGTACACTGACTTCTGTGACCGATGAACCTTCCACTTCTTCAGAAAGAATGCAACACATTGCTGATTCGGATTCGGATGTTGATTCACACCCTGGAGATATCTTCCTTTTGAAGGATGTCTTAAACATTAAGCTTGAGAATGGCCAAGAAACTGCTGAGGTGGCAGATCAGAATAGCCAGAACTCTTCTCCGAATTACAAGCTTAGCTTGAGCTTTGATCAGATGAGAAGAAGTTTCAGTTTGAAGGAGCAGGATCTTCCTCCGCAACTTAGTGCAAAATCTGGACCATTGACAACTGAATCTTTAGAAAATTCTatgaaggaaaaggaaaagggtCATAAGAGAACAAGGTCCACTCCCTTTCTTAAGTTATTTGATCCTTTGTTGAAGCATAATGCATCCAACACACAGCATTCAAACGAAAGTAGTCTTGCAGCACAAGCAAGCACAGGTTTAAATCCGTTCGCTGACAAAAGCAAAGGATCTTCGATTCAAGCGATTCTGCAGCTAACAATAAAGAATGGACTgcctttgtttaaatttttgctCAATAATGAAAGAAAGGTTCTAGCAGCTACCATGAAAAGTTTGGCCTCGCCGGAGAAGGACGATGCAGGGTTCTGTTTTTCGTTCTACCTTGTTAACGAAATCAAGAAAAAGAGTGGTGGATGGAGGAGTCATGTAAGCAAAGATAAAAGCTGCGGATATGTGTACAATATGGTTGGTCAGATGAAGTGTTCGAGCCGAAAGATCGACCAAAGGAGCAACCAGAACAGCAAGAGAGAGTGCATGGTGAAAGAATATGTCCTGTTTGGAGTTGAAATCGACAATGCAGATCAAAAGGCATCAAAACTCAGCAAGAGGAAGGAGCTTGCAGCCATTGTTATGGAGATTCCTTGTGAAAACTCGAGCCGCGAGGGGGTGCATGATTATGATTTGATGAAGAAGGGATGCTTGAAGTGCTTGGAAGATCAAAGATGCTTTTGCATATCAGGAGAAAGAGATGTGTGTGGTAACATCACGGCTATTCTTCCAGGCGGTGTGCATAGTGAACCAACCAAAGGAGAGCCTTCCCCGTTGATCTACCGATGGAAATCCGGCGGAACGTGTGATTGTGGCGGTTGGGATGTTGGTTGCAAACTGCTTGTTATCTCCAACAAGAATCCTAGTTCAAATGTTCCAAGAACTTCAAAACCTCAACATGAGAGATTCCAACTCTTTGTCCAG GAAGGAGCAGACCCAAGCACACCTCTTTTCACTTTGGCACCACTGAAGGATGGATTTTACTCGGTAGAATTCAGCTCAACGATTGATCATTTGCAGGCATTCTTCATTTCCGTGGCCGTTTTGAGCAGCCAAAAACTACCAACTTTTTTAGAAATGAGTAACATGCATGATGACATCAAGTATGAACTTCAAGGAAAAgcatcaataaattataatccAATTCCACCAGTCTCCCCAGTTGGCAGAGTTTAA
- the LOC107484654 gene encoding uncharacterized protein LOC107484654, with the protein MEGEPFTTAVAAATLPHLCRRKMTLSSSRNAIGVSHWSRNYSDLCFFLVHCCCCCGSVVELWLRLPLLQASRKRILSHTRVAIERCLTGYDGYYRVHTVSYVVDLPQVPDFLSCRIRHSQTFSCLEVGRTTIMTEALDCGAGWMP; encoded by the exons ATGGAAGGGGAGCCGTTCACCACCGCCGTCGCTGCAGCTACGTTACCGCACCTCTGTCGCAGAAAAATGACATTGTCCTCGTCGAGAAACGCTATTGGAGTCAGCCATTGGAGCCGcaattactctgatctttgttTCTTCTTGGTACA ttgctgttgttgttgtggAAGCGTAGTAGAGCTGTGGTTGCGGCTGCCGCTGTTGCAGGCTAGCAGAAAGAGGATTTTGTCACATACCCGAGTCGCAATCGAG CGCTGCCTGACAGGATATGATGGATATTATCGAGTACATACCGTTAGTTATGTCGTGGATCTACCACAGGTTCCCGACTTTCTGTCTTGTCGGATACGACATTCTCAGACTTTCTCTTGCTTGGAG GTTGGTAGGACAACCATTATGACAGAGGCCTTAGATTGCGGCGCAGGATGGATGCCTTGA